Proteins encoded by one window of Salvia splendens isolate huo1 chromosome 5, SspV2, whole genome shotgun sequence:
- the LOC121804929 gene encoding myosin-2-like isoform X2, with protein sequence MLAVAPSCITRSSLEEMLEALQRRDEIEAQTPPDLPPALPRRAFPRNRLPSAKRRLPVAVSFKAEETAGRLEFRGEIGGIEETANDKKGLDDGKHLHEIAVTLQSYVRGWLARKQFSHLRSIVETGIAISQVQTLPLDMLALIVGKLQERVLMAKETIQIKEKESAALREQLAQYEARIKQSEEKIKSAEEMWEKRIASLQMDLAKSELVKRKVSFEDEKHDIVGAPNEKLVKLKRMVKAWMKGNKVRLIGSKTKIHSVAHGEADAHPRKWWGNKTKRSNNNLNPMAM encoded by the exons ATGTTAGCTGTAGCGCCGAGCTGTATTACTCGTAGCTCGTTGGAGGAAATGCTCGAGGCTCTCCAGCGAAGAGACGAGATCGAAGCTCAGACGCCGCCGGATCTCCCTCCCGCCCTGCCGCGCCGCGCCTTTCCCCGCAATCGACTCCCTTCCGCTAAGAGGCGGCTTCCTGTGGCTGTGAGCTTTAAAGCTGAAGAAACCGCAGGGAGATTGGAATTTCGTGGCGAAATTGGGGGAATTGAGGAGACTGCTAATGATAAG AAGGGTTTGGATGATGGCAAACACCTCCATGAAATAGCAGTCACATTGCAATCAT ATGTTCGAGGATGGTTGGCCAGGAAGCAATTTAGTCATCTCAGGTCGATTGTAGAAACCGGCATCGCCATTTCTCAAGTTCAG ACTCTCCCTCTAGATATGCTAGCTTTGATTGTTGGAAAACTCCAAGAGAGGGTGTTAATGGCCAAGGAAACTATTCaaattaaggaaaaagagaGTGCGGCGTTAAGAGAGCAATTGGCACAATATGAGGCACGCATCAAACAGTCGGAAGAAAAGATTAAATCCGCAGAGGAGATGTGGGAAAAACGGATTGCATCTCTACAA ATGGATTTGGCAAAGAGTGAGTTGGTGAAAAGGAAGGTGAGTTTTGAAGATGAGAAGCATGATATTGTAGGAGCTCCAAATGAGAAACTGGTGAAGTTGAAACGCATGGTGAAGGCATGGATGAAGGGGAACAAGGTTCGGTTGATAGGCTCGAAGACAAAGATACACTCAGTGGCCCATGGTGAAGCCGATGCTCATCCAAGGAAATGGTGGGGAAACAAAACCAAGAGATCGAACAATAATCTTAATCCAATGGCTATGTAA
- the LOC121804929 gene encoding myosin-2-like isoform X1 has protein sequence MLAVAPSCITRSSLEEMLEALQRRDEIEAQTPPDLPPALPRRAFPRNRLPSAKRRLPVAVSFKAEETAGRLEFRGEIGGIEETANDKVASQKGLDDGKHLHEIAVTLQSYVRGWLARKQFSHLRSIVETGIAISQVQTLPLDMLALIVGKLQERVLMAKETIQIKEKESAALREQLAQYEARIKQSEEKIKSAEEMWEKRIASLQMDLAKSELVKRKVSFEDEKHDIVGAPNEKLVKLKRMVKAWMKGNKVRLIGSKTKIHSVAHGEADAHPRKWWGNKTKRSNNNLNPMAM, from the exons ATGTTAGCTGTAGCGCCGAGCTGTATTACTCGTAGCTCGTTGGAGGAAATGCTCGAGGCTCTCCAGCGAAGAGACGAGATCGAAGCTCAGACGCCGCCGGATCTCCCTCCCGCCCTGCCGCGCCGCGCCTTTCCCCGCAATCGACTCCCTTCCGCTAAGAGGCGGCTTCCTGTGGCTGTGAGCTTTAAAGCTGAAGAAACCGCAGGGAGATTGGAATTTCGTGGCGAAATTGGGGGAATTGAGGAGACTGCTAATGATAAG GTTGCTTCACAGAAGGGTTTGGATGATGGCAAACACCTCCATGAAATAGCAGTCACATTGCAATCAT ATGTTCGAGGATGGTTGGCCAGGAAGCAATTTAGTCATCTCAGGTCGATTGTAGAAACCGGCATCGCCATTTCTCAAGTTCAG ACTCTCCCTCTAGATATGCTAGCTTTGATTGTTGGAAAACTCCAAGAGAGGGTGTTAATGGCCAAGGAAACTATTCaaattaaggaaaaagagaGTGCGGCGTTAAGAGAGCAATTGGCACAATATGAGGCACGCATCAAACAGTCGGAAGAAAAGATTAAATCCGCAGAGGAGATGTGGGAAAAACGGATTGCATCTCTACAA ATGGATTTGGCAAAGAGTGAGTTGGTGAAAAGGAAGGTGAGTTTTGAAGATGAGAAGCATGATATTGTAGGAGCTCCAAATGAGAAACTGGTGAAGTTGAAACGCATGGTGAAGGCATGGATGAAGGGGAACAAGGTTCGGTTGATAGGCTCGAAGACAAAGATACACTCAGTGGCCCATGGTGAAGCCGATGCTCATCCAAGGAAATGGTGGGGAAACAAAACCAAGAGATCGAACAATAATCTTAATCCAATGGCTATGTAA
- the LOC121803370 gene encoding B3 domain-containing protein Os07g0563300-like: MASAASSSSSRMSCFQCQDSTFNPANSRNGWRLRSGDFAPLCPRCACLYDDGRFCETFHSNDDGWRDCGSCGKLVHCGCIVSFGTHLLLDFGGVICMECSRLNFLLARKRCLSLEPEVRARDPRQESSGQAPVEAQYWPWMTDSELQKISRNPKATVTPLFEKILSAADLKLARLIIPKRCAENFFPDISGLHGLRIKIQDIDGNEWEFHYLDAGSRVYVLEGLRDYMISNKCQSGDTVTFYRVEPGGKVVMGLRKQL; encoded by the exons ATGGCTTctgctgcttcttcttcgtcgtcGAGAATGTCGTGCTTCCAGTGCCAGGATTCCACCTTCAATCCCGCCAATTCCAGAAACGGCTGGCGCCTCCGCAGTGGCGACTTCGCTCCACTCTGCCCCCGCTGCGC ttGTTTATATGATGATGGAAGGTTCTGCGAGACCTTCCATTCAAATGATGATGGTTGGAGGGACTGTGGATCTTGTGGCAAG CTAGTTCACTGTGGATGCATCGTATCTTTCGGCACTCATTTGCTCTTGGACTTTGGTGGTGTGATATGCATGGAGTGCTCAAGGTTGAATTTTCTATTG GCACGTAAGCGATGTCTCTCTCTCGAACCTGAGGTAAGAGCTAGAGATCCTCGTCAGGAATCATCTGGGCAAGCCCCAGTTGAAGCCCAGTACTGGCCTTGGATGACTGATTCAGAACTACAGAAAATCTCCCGAAA CCCTAAAGCTACTGTCACCCCTCTGTTTGAAAAGATACTATCTGCTGCTGACCTTAAACTAGCACGCCTTATTATACCAAAAAGATGCGCAGAG AACTTTTTCCCGGATATTTCTGGCTTGCATGGCTTACGCATCAAAATACAAGATATTGATGGTAACGAGTGGGAGTTCCATTACCTTGACGCTGGAAGCAGGGTTTATGTTCTGGAGGGGCTCAGAGATTATATGATATCGAACAAATGTCAGTCAGGTGATACAG TTACGTTTTATCGAGTGGAACCAGGAGGAAAGGTGGTGATGGGATTAAGGAAACAACTCTAA